The following proteins come from a genomic window of Pseudomonas sp. MAG733B:
- a CDS encoding class I SAM-dependent methyltransferase → MDEARLNDFMGKLVGDMGGAAMLANVILGEELGLYRAMADSQLISPEALAGKTGCNPRLVREWLSAHAASGYMEHRDGQFRLPEEQALALAIEDSPVYIAGGIGVVASFFHDKDKLVKAMRGDGALPWGDHHPCMFSGTERFFRPGYKAHLIAEWLPALNGVVAKLEEGAKVADIGCGHGASTVIMAQAFPNSRFVGFDYHAPSVTVATQRAEEGGVSSRARFFQGTAKSYPGDDYDLVCYFDCLHDMGDPVGAAKHAFESLKPDGSVLLVEPFANDSLDDNITPVGRLFYAASTFICTPNSLSQEVGLGLGAQAGEARLRKVFTEAGFSSFRRATETPFNLILEARK, encoded by the coding sequence ATGGACGAGGCCAGACTCAATGATTTCATGGGCAAACTGGTAGGTGACATGGGCGGTGCGGCGATGCTCGCCAATGTCATCCTCGGCGAAGAACTCGGCCTGTACCGGGCCATGGCCGACAGCCAACTGATCAGCCCCGAAGCCCTTGCCGGCAAGACCGGTTGCAACCCGCGCCTGGTGCGCGAATGGCTCAGCGCCCACGCCGCTTCCGGCTACATGGAACACCGCGACGGCCAATTCCGCCTGCCCGAAGAACAAGCGCTGGCATTGGCCATCGAAGACTCACCAGTCTATATCGCCGGGGGCATCGGGGTGGTCGCGTCGTTCTTCCACGACAAGGACAAACTGGTCAAAGCCATGCGCGGCGATGGCGCCCTGCCTTGGGGCGATCACCATCCGTGCATGTTCAGTGGCACCGAACGTTTCTTCCGTCCCGGCTACAAAGCACACCTGATCGCCGAATGGTTGCCGGCCCTCAACGGGGTGGTGGCCAAGCTGGAGGAAGGCGCCAAAGTCGCGGACATCGGCTGCGGCCACGGCGCGTCGACGGTGATCATGGCCCAGGCGTTTCCGAACTCGCGGTTCGTCGGCTTCGACTACCACGCGCCCTCCGTCACCGTCGCCACCCAGCGCGCCGAGGAAGGCGGCGTGTCCAGCCGCGCGCGGTTCTTCCAGGGCACGGCGAAAAGTTACCCCGGCGACGACTATGACCTGGTCTGTTACTTCGACTGCCTGCACGATATGGGCGACCCCGTCGGCGCGGCGAAACACGCTTTCGAATCGCTGAAACCGGATGGCTCGGTGCTATTGGTGGAACCGTTCGCCAATGACTCGCTGGATGACAACATCACCCCGGTCGGCCGTTTGTTCTACGCTGCCTCGACCTTCATCTGCACGCCCAACTCGTTGTCCCAGGAAGTCGGCCTCGGCCTTGGCGCCCAGGCAGGCGAGGCGCGGTTACGCAAGGTGTTTACCGAGGCCGGGTTCTCGAGTTTCCGCCGGGCCACGGAAACGCCGTTCAACCTGATTCTGGAGGCGCGTAAATAG
- a CDS encoding NAD-dependent protein deacetylase: protein MLDRLTREQLDRFQQLMADQPFAVLTGAGISTPSGIPDYRDNQGVRRGRQPMMYQEFLSAPESRRRYWARAMLGWPRVRQAQPNVAHETLARLQSTRQISGLITQNVDTLHDQAGSHDVIELHGSLHRVLCLDCGKRSERDSIQHLMETQNPYLAGVDAVQAPDGDTLLDPAFEARFQVPHCPHCAGERMKPDVVFFGENVAQATAAKAMAAVEHAAGLLVVGSSLMAYSAFRLCRAVVDQGKPLIAINLGKTRADEMLDLKIEGSCEQLLPLLAERLNT, encoded by the coding sequence ATGCTCGACCGCCTGACCCGCGAACAACTCGATCGCTTCCAGCAACTCATGGCGGATCAGCCGTTCGCGGTGCTGACGGGTGCCGGTATCAGCACGCCGTCGGGCATTCCGGACTATCGCGACAATCAGGGTGTGCGGCGTGGCCGGCAGCCGATGATGTATCAGGAATTTCTCTCGGCCCCCGAATCCCGACGGCGCTATTGGGCGCGGGCGATGCTCGGCTGGCCACGGGTGCGTCAGGCCCAACCGAATGTGGCTCACGAGACACTCGCCCGATTGCAAAGCACCCGGCAGATCAGCGGGCTGATCACGCAAAACGTAGACACCCTGCACGATCAGGCCGGCAGCCATGACGTCATTGAACTGCACGGCAGCCTGCACCGGGTGCTGTGCCTGGACTGCGGAAAGCGCAGCGAGCGCGATTCGATCCAGCACCTGATGGAAACCCAGAATCCTTACCTGGCAGGCGTGGACGCGGTGCAGGCACCGGACGGCGACACCCTGCTCGACCCGGCTTTCGAAGCGCGTTTTCAGGTGCCGCACTGCCCGCATTGCGCCGGGGAACGGATGAAGCCGGACGTGGTGTTTTTCGGTGAAAACGTCGCACAAGCCACAGCGGCCAAGGCCATGGCAGCGGTCGAACATGCCGCCGGATTGCTGGTGGTCGGGTCCTCGTTGATGGCGTATTCAGCGTTTCGCCTGTGCCGCGCGGTGGTGGATCAGGGCAAACCGCTGATTGCGATCAACCTGGGCAAGACCCGGGCGGATGAGATGCTGGATTTGAAGATTGAGGGGTCGTGTGAGCAGCTGCTGCCCTTGTTGGCCGAACGCCTGAATACCTGA
- a CDS encoding LysR substrate-binding domain-containing protein, producing MTVKQIRAFLAVAQSLSFAVACERLHLSQSALSLTIKALEEGLGGRLFTRNTRNVALTAEGESLVPLARRLIADWDNAEDELRQRFTLQRGRVTLAAMPSFAGNLLPPILKTFRARYPKVNVTVNDVINEQVLEMVRDRQVELGVAFEPTQSSSLQFTPLYIDRFVAVVPHDSPLVELDEIDWQTLLKEPFITLQRPSTVRVMLEEHLQARGMKLPVEFESHQLATVGRMVASGLGVSAVPALCAGQMRELGACCITLRDPVVERALGVLTLPGGELSAAAQALFDVLKEENLSQRMSSF from the coding sequence ATGACAGTCAAGCAGATCCGCGCCTTTCTGGCCGTGGCCCAGAGCCTGAGTTTTGCCGTGGCTTGCGAGCGCCTGCACCTGTCGCAATCGGCACTGAGCCTGACCATCAAAGCGCTGGAGGAAGGCCTGGGCGGGCGCCTCTTCACGCGCAATACGCGCAATGTGGCACTGACCGCCGAGGGCGAATCCCTGGTGCCGTTGGCGCGTCGCTTGATTGCCGACTGGGACAACGCCGAGGACGAACTGCGTCAGCGCTTCACGCTCCAGCGCGGCCGCGTGACCCTGGCGGCCATGCCGTCGTTCGCCGGCAATCTGCTGCCGCCGATCCTCAAGACATTCCGCGCCCGCTATCCGAAAGTCAACGTCACGGTCAACGATGTGATCAACGAGCAAGTGCTGGAAATGGTCCGCGATCGCCAGGTGGAACTGGGCGTGGCGTTCGAACCGACCCAGAGTTCGTCGCTGCAATTCACGCCGCTGTACATCGACCGCTTCGTCGCGGTGGTGCCCCATGATTCGCCGCTGGTCGAGCTGGACGAAATCGACTGGCAGACCTTGCTCAAGGAGCCGTTCATTACCTTGCAGCGGCCGTCGACAGTGCGGGTGATGCTGGAAGAGCACTTGCAGGCGCGGGGCATGAAGCTGCCGGTGGAGTTTGAGAGTCATCAACTGGCGACGGTCGGGCGGATGGTCGCGAGCGGGTTGGGGGTGAGTGCGGTGCCGGCGTTGTGTGCCGGGCAGATGCGCGAGCTGGGCGCGTGCTGCATTACCTTGCGCGATCCGGTGGTGGAGCGGGCGTTAGGCGTACTGACGTTGCCGGGCGGAGAGTTGTCGGCGGCGGCGCAGGCGTTGTTTGATGTGCTCAAAGAGGAAAACCTCAGTCAGCGTATGTCTTCGTTTTGA
- a CDS encoding CoA transferase subunit A has protein sequence MAGFDKRVSSYEEALAGLEDGMTVIAGGFGLCGIPENLIAEIKRKGTRDLTVVSNNCGVDGFGLGVLLTDRQISKVVASYVGENKLFEEQLLKGEIEVTLTPQGTLAEKMRAGGAGIPAFFTATGVGTPVAEGKEVREFHGRKYLMEESITGDFAIVKGWKADHFGNVIYRHTAQNFNPLAATAGKITVVEVEEIVEPGELDPAQIHTPGIYVDRVICGTFEKRIEQRTIRK, from the coding sequence ATGGCAGGTTTCGACAAGCGCGTGAGTTCCTACGAGGAAGCTCTGGCAGGTCTTGAAGACGGCATGACCGTGATCGCCGGCGGCTTCGGCCTGTGCGGCATTCCGGAAAACCTGATCGCCGAGATCAAGCGTAAAGGCACCCGCGACCTCACCGTCGTTTCCAACAACTGCGGCGTCGACGGTTTCGGCCTCGGCGTGCTGCTGACCGACCGCCAGATCAGCAAGGTCGTGGCCTCCTACGTCGGCGAAAACAAGCTGTTCGAAGAGCAACTGCTCAAAGGCGAAATCGAAGTCACCCTGACCCCGCAAGGCACCCTCGCCGAGAAAATGCGCGCGGGCGGCGCCGGCATCCCGGCCTTCTTCACCGCCACCGGCGTCGGCACCCCGGTTGCCGAAGGCAAGGAAGTGCGCGAATTCCATGGCCGCAAGTACCTGATGGAAGAATCCATCACCGGTGACTTCGCCATCGTCAAAGGCTGGAAAGCCGACCATTTCGGTAACGTGATCTATCGCCACACCGCCCAGAACTTCAACCCGCTGGCCGCCACCGCCGGCAAGATCACCGTGGTCGAAGTCGAAGAGATCGTCGAACCCGGCGAGCTGGACCCGGCGCAGATCCACACCCCAGGCATCTACGTCGATCGGGTCATTTGCGGCACGTTCGAAAAACGCATCGAACAGCGCACCATCCGCAAATAA
- a CDS encoding CoA transferase subunit B, with protein sequence MALSREQMAQRVAREMQDGFYVNLGIGIPTLVANYIPEGMEVMLQSENGLLGMGPFPTEETIDADMINAGKQTVTARIGASIFSSAESFAMIRGGHVDLTVLGAFEVDVEGNIASWMIPGKLVKGMGGAMDLVAGADNIIVIMTHASKDGESKLLSKCSLPLTGAGCIKRVLTDLAYLEIENGAFILKERAPGVSVEEIVAKTAGKLIVPDHVPEMQFAAQ encoded by the coding sequence ATGGCACTTTCCCGCGAACAAATGGCTCAACGCGTCGCCCGCGAAATGCAGGACGGCTTCTACGTGAACCTGGGCATCGGCATCCCGACCCTGGTTGCCAACTACATCCCCGAAGGCATGGAAGTCATGCTGCAATCGGAAAACGGCCTGCTCGGCATGGGTCCTTTCCCGACCGAAGAAACCATCGACGCCGACATGATCAACGCCGGCAAGCAAACCGTGACCGCACGGATCGGCGCTTCGATTTTCTCCTCGGCCGAATCCTTCGCGATGATCCGCGGTGGCCACGTCGACCTGACCGTACTGGGCGCGTTCGAAGTGGATGTCGAAGGCAACATCGCCTCGTGGATGATTCCCGGCAAACTGGTCAAGGGCATGGGCGGTGCGATGGACCTGGTGGCTGGCGCCGACAACATCATCGTCATCATGACCCACGCCTCCAAGGACGGTGAGTCCAAGCTGTTGTCCAAATGCAGCCTGCCGCTGACTGGCGCCGGTTGCATCAAGCGCGTACTGACCGACCTGGCCTACCTGGAAATCGAAAACGGCGCGTTCATCCTGAAAGAACGTGCACCGGGTGTCAGCGTTGAAGAGATTGTCGCCAAGACCGCCGGTAAACTGATCGTGCCGGACCACGTGCCGGAAATGCAGTTCGCTGCCCAGTGA
- a CDS encoding acetyl-CoA C-acetyltransferase — MQEVVIVAATRTAIGSFQGSLANVSAVDLGAAVIRQLLAQTGLDPAEVDEVIMGQVLTAGAGQNPARQASIKAGLPFAVPAMTLNKVCGSGLKALHLGAQAIRCGDADVIIAGGQENMSLANYVMPGARTGLRMGHAQIVDTMISDGLWDAFNDYHMGITAENLAEKYSLSREQQDAFAAASQQKAVAAIEAGRFVDEITPILIPQRKGDPLSFATDEQPRAGTTAESLGKLKAAFKKDGSVTAGNASSLNDGAAAVILMSAEKAKALGLPVLAKIAAYANAGVDPAIMGIGPVSATRRCLDKAGWNIGQLDLIEANEAFAAQSLAVAKDLEWDLNKVNVNGGAIALGHPIGASGCRVLVTLLHEMIKRDAKKGLATLCIGGGQGVALALERA; from the coding sequence ATGCAAGAAGTCGTCATTGTTGCCGCCACGCGCACCGCGATCGGCAGTTTCCAGGGTTCCCTGGCCAATGTTTCTGCCGTCGACCTGGGCGCTGCGGTAATCCGTCAGTTGCTGGCACAAACCGGCCTGGATCCGGCTGAAGTCGATGAAGTGATCATGGGTCAGGTGCTGACCGCCGGCGCCGGGCAAAACCCTGCGCGTCAGGCTTCGATCAAGGCCGGTCTGCCGTTCGCGGTCCCGGCCATGACCCTGAACAAGGTCTGCGGCTCGGGCCTCAAGGCCTTGCACCTGGGCGCTCAGGCGATCCGTTGCGGCGACGCTGACGTGATCATCGCCGGTGGCCAGGAAAACATGAGCCTGGCCAACTACGTCATGCCCGGCGCGCGCACCGGCCTGCGCATGGGTCACGCGCAAATCGTCGACACCATGATCAGCGATGGCCTGTGGGATGCGTTCAACGATTACCACATGGGCATCACCGCCGAAAACCTGGCCGAAAAGTACAGCCTGAGCCGCGAACAGCAGGACGCGTTCGCCGCCGCCTCGCAGCAGAAGGCTGTGGCTGCAATCGAAGCCGGGCGCTTCGTCGATGAAATCACCCCGATCCTGATTCCGCAGCGCAAGGGCGATCCGCTGTCCTTCGCCACCGACGAGCAGCCACGGGCCGGCACTACCGCCGAATCCCTGGGCAAACTCAAGGCTGCCTTCAAGAAGGACGGTTCGGTGACAGCCGGTAACGCTTCGTCGTTGAACGATGGCGCCGCCGCCGTGATCCTGATGAGCGCCGAAAAAGCCAAGGCTTTGGGCCTGCCGGTACTGGCAAAAATCGCCGCTTACGCCAACGCGGGCGTCGATCCGGCGATCATGGGCATCGGCCCGGTATCGGCCACTCGCCGTTGCCTGGACAAGGCTGGCTGGAACATCGGTCAACTGGACCTGATCGAAGCCAATGAAGCTTTCGCCGCACAATCGCTGGCCGTGGCCAAGGACCTGGAATGGGACTTGAACAAGGTCAACGTTAACGGCGGCGCCATCGCCCTCGGTCACCCGATCGGTGCCTCGGGCTGCCGCGTGCTGGTGACCCTGCTGCATGAAATGATCAAGCGTGATGCCAAGAAAGGTCTCGCCACCCTGTGCATCGGTGGTGGTCAAGGTGTCGCCCTGGCGCTCGAACGAGCGTAA
- a CDS encoding Nramp family divalent metal transporter — translation MKFSLPKVGTAPFCPPEVAGTVAVDPSASFFKRVLRFAGPGLLVSIGYMDPGNWATAIEAGSRFGYSLLFVVLLASLAGMVVQCLCSRLGIATGRDLAQLCRQRYSKRTARTQWVLAEISIIATDLAEVLGCALAFHLLLGCSLTFGIALTAFDTLLVLALQNRGFRRLEAIMLVLVGTIGACFFVELLLIKPYWPEVAQGFKPSLSALSDAAPLYLAIGILGATVMPHNLYLHTSIVQTRLIGKDIASKQDAVKLARIDTIGSLALALLVNAAILILAAAAFHKTGHTEVVDIQDAYHLLDPLVGGALASVLFGVALLASGQSSTFTGTIAGQVIMEGFLNLRLPCWQRRLITRGLALIPAFIGVWLMGDDAVGKLLVLSQVVLSLQLPFALYPLIRMTNDQQLMGPFVNRLPTRVLAWGLFAVISGANSWLILQLLN, via the coding sequence GTGAAATTCAGTTTGCCCAAAGTCGGCACTGCGCCGTTCTGTCCGCCGGAAGTGGCGGGTACCGTTGCTGTCGACCCGAGCGCGTCATTTTTCAAACGGGTCCTGCGTTTTGCCGGTCCCGGTTTGCTGGTGTCCATCGGCTACATGGACCCGGGGAACTGGGCGACTGCCATCGAGGCCGGGTCGCGGTTTGGCTACAGCCTGTTGTTCGTGGTGCTGTTGGCGAGTCTGGCGGGGATGGTGGTGCAGTGCCTGTGTTCGCGGTTGGGCATCGCGACCGGACGCGATCTGGCGCAGTTGTGCCGGCAGCGCTACAGCAAACGGACAGCCCGCACGCAGTGGGTGCTGGCGGAAATTTCGATCATTGCCACTGACCTCGCCGAGGTGCTCGGCTGTGCCTTGGCATTCCATTTGTTGCTGGGCTGTTCGCTGACTTTCGGCATCGCCCTCACGGCGTTCGACACCTTGCTGGTGTTGGCCCTGCAAAACCGTGGTTTCCGTCGACTGGAAGCGATCATGCTGGTGCTGGTGGGCACCATTGGCGCGTGTTTTTTTGTCGAGTTGCTGCTGATCAAACCTTACTGGCCTGAAGTCGCCCAAGGTTTCAAGCCCTCGCTGTCGGCCCTGAGTGATGCGGCGCCGCTGTACCTCGCCATCGGCATTCTCGGCGCCACCGTGATGCCACATAACCTCTACCTGCACACCTCGATCGTACAAACGCGATTGATCGGCAAGGACATCGCCAGCAAGCAGGACGCGGTGAAACTGGCGCGCATCGACACCATCGGCTCTCTGGCTTTAGCGCTGTTGGTCAACGCCGCGATCCTGATCCTTGCCGCCGCGGCGTTTCACAAGACCGGGCACACCGAAGTGGTCGACATTCAAGACGCCTATCACCTGCTCGATCCGTTGGTGGGCGGGGCGTTGGCCAGTGTGTTGTTCGGCGTGGCGCTGCTGGCTTCGGGACAGAGCTCGACCTTCACCGGCACCATCGCCGGCCAGGTGATCATGGAGGGTTTCCTCAACCTGCGGCTGCCGTGCTGGCAACGGCGCTTGATCACCCGTGGCCTGGCGCTGATCCCGGCGTTCATTGGCGTGTGGCTGATGGGCGACGATGCGGTGGGCAAGCTGTTGGTGCTGAGTCAGGTGGTGTTGAGTCTGCAGTTGCCGTTTGCGTTGTATCCGTTGATTCGCATGACCAATGATCAGCAGTTGATGGGGCCGTTTGTGAACCGTTTGCCGACACGGGTGTTGGCGTGGGGATTGTTTGCGGTGATCAGTGGGGCGAATAGCTGGTTGATCTTGCAGCTTCTGAATTGA
- a CDS encoding EamA family transporter, with translation MATSSVRSARSATAVGVIAIFLWSCLALLTTLTEGIPPFELLTLSFGVAFIATLIILGRRGLSGFSSWRQPWPVWATGFVGIFVYHALYFFALKSAPAAEASLINYLWPLMLVLLSAFAAGEKLHKRQVLGAILGLAGTAFIMQQRDTHTSAVMPVAGYLAALGCALIWAGYSVFNRRFKEVPSSIIGGICGMSALGGLVCHLAFETTVWPDFRQWTAIVILGLGPAGLAFFAWDHATKHGSLATLGALSYLAPLISTVLLIVVGRSHASPILMIPALLIIAGAVIATAQPSVKSPTTPSMVSHE, from the coding sequence ATGGCCACGTCCAGCGTCCGCAGTGCCCGCTCCGCCACCGCGGTCGGCGTGATCGCAATCTTCCTCTGGTCCTGCCTGGCGTTGCTGACTACCCTCACCGAAGGCATTCCACCGTTTGAACTGCTGACCCTGAGCTTCGGCGTTGCGTTTATCGCGACCTTGATAATTCTGGGTCGGCGCGGCCTCAGCGGTTTCAGCAGTTGGCGCCAACCCTGGCCCGTCTGGGCGACAGGGTTTGTCGGAATTTTCGTTTATCACGCGCTGTATTTTTTCGCGCTCAAGTCCGCGCCGGCAGCCGAAGCCAGCCTGATCAACTACCTGTGGCCCCTAATGCTGGTGCTGCTCTCGGCCTTCGCCGCCGGAGAAAAACTGCACAAGCGACAAGTCCTCGGTGCAATTCTGGGTCTGGCAGGCACCGCGTTCATCATGCAGCAACGCGATACCCATACCTCCGCCGTGATGCCGGTGGCCGGGTATCTGGCGGCGCTCGGATGTGCGCTGATCTGGGCCGGGTACTCGGTGTTCAACCGGCGGTTCAAGGAAGTACCGAGCAGCATCATCGGCGGCATTTGCGGCATGTCGGCCTTGGGCGGGCTGGTCTGCCATCTGGCGTTCGAAACCACGGTGTGGCCCGATTTCAGGCAATGGACAGCGATCGTCATTCTGGGCCTCGGCCCGGCGGGGCTGGCATTTTTCGCCTGGGACCACGCGACCAAACACGGCAGCCTGGCCACACTGGGCGCGCTGTCCTATCTGGCTCCGCTGATTTCCACGGTGTTGTTGATCGTCGTCGGCCGCAGCCATGCCAGCCCGATCCTGATGATTCCTGCGCTGCTGATTATTGCAGGCGCGGTGATCGCCACCGCGCAACCGTCGGTTAAATCCCCTACAACACCTTCGATGGTTTCGCACGAGTAG
- a CDS encoding glutathione S-transferase N-terminal domain-containing protein, which yields MKFFFHPSPNPMKVALLLEELQTPYELIGVDTFKGEQHLPAFLAINPNAKVPALVDGDATVFDSQAILLHLAQKHQRFLPTSAAGNAELLSWLMFIATGLSPFSGQAVHFMHHAPEDLPYAKNRYFKEVERHYRVLDQRLAEHQYLAGDTYSIADMALWGWANYAPYILGENGLAAYPNVKRLFDKISARPAAQRAQGLKEKLVLKAEFDEETRRNLFPQNQAQ from the coding sequence ATGAAATTCTTTTTCCACCCTTCGCCGAACCCGATGAAAGTCGCCCTGCTGCTCGAAGAACTGCAAACGCCTTACGAGCTGATCGGCGTCGACACTTTCAAGGGTGAACAACACCTGCCAGCCTTCCTGGCGATCAACCCGAATGCCAAGGTTCCGGCGCTGGTCGATGGCGACGCCACGGTTTTCGATTCCCAGGCGATCCTGCTGCACCTGGCGCAAAAACATCAGCGTTTCCTGCCCACCAGCGCTGCCGGCAATGCCGAGCTGCTGTCCTGGCTGATGTTCATCGCCACCGGCCTCTCGCCGTTCTCCGGCCAGGCCGTACACTTCATGCACCACGCGCCGGAAGACCTGCCGTACGCGAAAAACCGCTACTTCAAGGAAGTCGAACGCCACTACCGCGTCCTCGACCAACGCCTGGCCGAACACCAATACCTGGCGGGCGACACCTACAGCATCGCCGACATGGCCCTCTGGGGCTGGGCCAACTACGCGCCGTACATCCTCGGTGAAAACGGTCTGGCGGCTTACCCGAACGTCAAGCGCCTGTTCGATAAAATCAGCGCCCGCCCGGCGGCCCAACGTGCTCAGGGTCTGAAAGAGAAACTGGTACTCAAGGCAGAGTTCGACGAAGAAACCCGCCGCAACCTGTTCCCGCAAAACCAGGCCCAGTAA
- a CDS encoding antibiotic biosynthesis monooxygenase, with protein MSDQVAFIVYLPAKPERFAETKERLLDVVHQMSAEPDFVNTWVHQLQDEPNTLVLYETWNCSKEDFIARHLSKSYRQEYEKLLPELLASERRIEFLDVIESYPVRREE; from the coding sequence ATGAGTGATCAAGTCGCGTTTATCGTTTACCTGCCGGCCAAACCCGAACGTTTCGCCGAAACCAAAGAACGGCTGCTGGACGTCGTGCACCAGATGTCGGCCGAGCCGGACTTCGTCAACACCTGGGTGCATCAACTCCAGGACGAACCGAACACCTTGGTGCTCTACGAAACCTGGAACTGCAGCAAGGAAGACTTCATCGCTCGTCACCTGAGCAAGTCGTATCGCCAGGAGTACGAAAAATTGCTGCCGGAGTTGTTGGCAAGCGAACGCCGGATCGAGTTTCTGGATGTGATCGAGAGTTATCCGGTGCGTCGCGAAGAATGA
- a CDS encoding alpha/beta hydrolase-fold protein: MLKFLALFMLLASAAVHAQTPLQTDLPLKYLEQAPSDSRDQPLVIFLHGYGSNEQDLFGIKDELPAQYTYLSVRAPMVMQEGSYQWFRKKGEGAYNGETDDLKSSGQLLLDFVAQATKKYHTEPGKVFLVGFSQGAIMSYEVALRHPEAVGGIAALSGRILPVLKAELKPDEKRQSLAIFIGHGTADKRLPYSDGTEANSLLQSISLEPEFHAYQGVGHNISAEEMQDLSAWLQRLNP; the protein is encoded by the coding sequence ATGTTGAAATTTCTGGCTCTGTTCATGCTGCTGGCATCCGCCGCTGTCCACGCTCAAACCCCGCTTCAAACAGACCTGCCGCTCAAGTATCTGGAGCAGGCACCCTCCGATTCCCGCGATCAGCCCCTGGTGATTTTCCTCCACGGTTACGGCAGTAACGAGCAGGATCTGTTCGGCATCAAGGATGAATTGCCCGCGCAATACACGTACCTGTCGGTGCGGGCGCCGATGGTGATGCAGGAGGGAAGTTACCAGTGGTTTCGCAAGAAAGGCGAAGGTGCCTACAACGGTGAGACCGATGATCTGAAGTCCAGCGGCCAGTTGCTGCTGGATTTTGTCGCACAGGCTACAAAGAAATATCACACCGAGCCGGGCAAGGTTTTCCTGGTGGGGTTCAGCCAGGGCGCGATCATGTCTTACGAAGTCGCGCTGCGCCATCCTGAAGCGGTGGGCGGGATTGCCGCGTTGAGCGGGCGGATTTTGCCGGTGCTCAAGGCCGAACTGAAACCGGATGAAAAACGCCAGTCGCTGGCAATTTTCATCGGTCATGGCACGGCGGACAAACGTCTGCCGTACAGCGACGGCACGGAGGCCAACAGCCTGTTGCAGAGCATTTCACTCGAACCCGAGTTCCACGCCTACCAGGGTGTCGGCCACAACATCAGTGCCGAAGAAATGCAGGATTTGAGCGCCTGGTTGCAGCGTCTCAATCCCTGA
- a CDS encoding succinylglutamate desuccinylase/aspartoacylase family protein — MQRIDHPLPWSHLGSERTLSVFRYGAGIRKVYIQASLHADELPGMRTAWELKKRLSDLEIQGQLNGVIELVPVANPIGLDQHLQGSHMGRFELGSGKNFNRAFVELSAPVAQLVGDRLGSDAEANITLIRQTMGQVLDGLPAPASQLEAMHRLLLRHACDADITLDLHCDFEAAIHIYALPQHWPQWQSLAARLQAGVALLCEDSGGSSFDESCSSPWLRLAREFPEAAIPPANLATTLELGSMGDTRVDQAQANCEAILGFLAEQGFIKGNWPAAPDECCEGMPFEGTEYLFAPHHGVVSFLREAGEWVEKGDALFEVVDPLNDKVTTVRTGTSGVLFAIDRGRYTQPGTWQAKVAGREPIRVGKLIND; from the coding sequence ATGCAACGCATCGACCATCCATTGCCCTGGAGCCACCTCGGCTCCGAACGCACCCTCAGTGTGTTTCGTTATGGCGCGGGCATCCGCAAGGTCTACATCCAGGCCAGCCTGCATGCCGACGAATTGCCGGGTATGCGCACCGCTTGGGAACTGAAGAAGCGTCTGTCCGATCTCGAAATTCAGGGACAGTTGAACGGTGTGATCGAGCTGGTGCCGGTGGCCAACCCGATCGGTCTCGACCAGCACTTGCAAGGCAGTCACATGGGCCGCTTCGAACTGGGCAGCGGCAAGAATTTCAACCGCGCGTTTGTCGAACTCAGTGCACCGGTGGCGCAGTTGGTGGGGGATCGTCTGGGCAGCGATGCCGAGGCGAACATCACGCTGATCCGCCAAACCATGGGCCAGGTTCTCGACGGTTTGCCGGCCCCGGCATCACAACTCGAAGCCATGCATCGCCTGTTGTTGCGCCACGCCTGTGACGCTGACATCACCCTCGATCTGCATTGCGATTTCGAGGCGGCGATTCACATTTACGCACTGCCGCAACACTGGCCGCAGTGGCAATCCCTGGCGGCGCGTTTGCAGGCTGGCGTGGCGTTGTTGTGTGAGGATTCCGGCGGCAGTTCTTTCGACGAATCCTGTTCTTCGCCGTGGTTGCGTCTGGCCAGGGAGTTCCCCGAGGCGGCGATTCCACCGGCGAACCTGGCGACCACTCTGGAGCTGGGCAGCATGGGCGACACCCGGGTTGATCAGGCGCAAGCCAATTGCGAGGCGATTCTGGGCTTTCTCGCCGAGCAGGGTTTCATCAAGGGCAATTGGCCGGCAGCGCCGGATGAGTGCTGTGAGGGCATGCCGTTTGAAGGCACCGAATACCTGTTCGCGCCGCATCACGGTGTCGTTAGTTTCTTGCGCGAGGCGGGCGAGTGGGTCGAGAAGGGCGATGCGCTGTTTGAGGTGGTCGACCCGTTGAATGACAAGGTCACCACCGTACGTACCGGGACCAGTGGCGTACTTTTTGCGATTGATCGCGGGCGTTACACGCAGCCGGGGACCTGGCAGGCGAAAGTGGCGGGGCGGGAGCCGATTCGGGTTGGGAAGTTGATCAACGACTGA